The genomic window GGCAAGTTCAAAGACGCGGACGCGGGCCTTTGGTCGCCCGCCGAGATCGCCGAACACTGGGATGCGATCGTCAAAGGCTGACGAATCGCCAGCACGTTTCGTGTAGCCTCCGAGGACGTCATGTCGAAAGCGCGTGCCCTTCTGTCGGCTGCAGTCAGCTACGTCCGCAAGAATCCCGATGAGCTCGTGAAGGCCGCCGTCAACGCGGCGAGCGGACGTTTTGGGGTCCCGATGGCGGCGCTACGGTACCTCGCGGAGCAAGCGCCGACCGGCAAGCGCATGCCCAAGGACATCGAGTTGGCGACGGCACCGCCCGCGTTGCGCCTCTCGGCGACGGTCGACGCCATGGGCACGAGCCTCAGGGCTGGCGGCGCCATCAAAGTGGATCACATCGAGGTGTCCGTCGACACGCTCCGCGTTGGTGTTCGCCTCAACGATCTGAAGCTCACGGTGCTCGGCGAGAGCGACTCACCGGTGGCGACGCTCGTGAAGTCGGGCGCGCTCGACCTCTCCAAGCCGGGCAACCTCGTCAAGCACCTCCCTAAGAAGCCCGCCGCCATCGTCGAGGCCGAGGGCGACCGCATCGTCCTCGACTTGATGCGCGTCCCTTCGATCGCCAAGAACAGGACCGTGCAGAAGGTCTTGTCGGTGTTGACACCGCTCGTCGGGATTCGCGGCATCGAAACCGACCGCGACCACATCTACGTGAACATCAGCGCGACGCCGAAGGGCCTGCGCCAAGCCTTCGACGCGATCCGGAAGATTTAGTTCGCGAGCTCGGCGCGGCGCATCGTTGGGGAGGGGAACGTCTTCCCCTGCCCCAACCTGCCAAGCGAAGCCGCGTTCAACCGTGCATAATTTCGCCTTTCAGGGACCACGCGATGGCGAGCACGTCGTTGCGTGTCTGCGCGTCGATGCCCACCGCTACGAGCGCCGCGACGATGTCGTCAAGCGCGGCCATGTACTCCGCAGGACTGATGTTCATGCCCTTGTGGGCGCTCTTCATGTCGCGGCCCGTGTAGCGAGGTGGGCCGCCGGCCCCCAACTCCAAGAAGCGTGCGAGATGCACCTTGAGCTCCTGCAGCTTCGGCGGCTGTTCGAGGTACGGCCGAAAGCGCGCACCAATGGTGGGATTTTCTAAGTGACGGCTCGCCACTTCCTCGACGATGCGCTCGATGCCCGACGAACCGCCCAGCCTTTCAAACAATGACTTCACTTCCATGACTTCCTCCTTTTTTTTTCGACCCAAAACAGACCGATCGGTCTAATCAAAGACGCAGCGGCGCGTGCCCTCAGCGCGCGCGCGCGGGCTCACGGCCGCACGGCGGCGAAGTAGAAATCGAGCATTTGACTGAGTGGACTCGGGCTTCGACGGAGACGGCTGCGAAGCGCGGCGCCCTCCCAGCAATTGACCAGCAGGTCCGCGAGCGCGCGCGGGCTCAAGTCGTCACGCAGCTCGCCTCGCTTCTTGGCGACGGTGAGCGCCTTCTCTAGGCGGCGCGCGATGACGTTGAAACACGCCTCCACCTTCTCGCGGAACGTGGGGCTTATGCCGGACAGCTCCTGGCCAAGCCCACCCAAGAGGCACCCCAAATAGCCGTCGCCCTTGTAGCCCTCGGAGACCATCTCGAAGAAGCGCCGGATCTGCTCGACCGGAGTGTGCCCATCGTCTGTGAAGGCAGCATCGAGGGCGGCGTGAACGCCCTCCATGTAGAGGTCTATGGCTTGGAGGGCGAAGTCCTCTTTGCCTTCGAAGTGGTGGTAGAAGGACCCCTTCGGCACGCCGGCTTGTTCGAGCAACGTCGCCACGCCGAGATCGGCGTAGCCGTGCTTCAAGAGGAGCTTGAGCCCCAGCTCGAGCAAGTCTTGTTTCGTGGACGAGGTCATATCGGCGACGCGGGCAGAATAGACCGATTGGTCTACTTGTCAAAGGGGTGGCCCGGCCGCGCGGAAGGAAGGGTCGACGGAGCCCGATGAGAGCCCCGGCTGGGCCAGGCCTGCGGGCTCGCGGCCGCCGCGCGGAGCCTCGCAGCTCGTGCACGACCGGTCATCGCTCCGCACTGGCGCCGCTTGCGTGGTGCGGGAGAGGGCGCGGACGCGGGATGACCGCAGCAACGACGCCGGCGCAGTCGTCCGCCGGCGCTCATCGAAACCTCAGCGTCGCGTCCTCCGATCCTTGGAAGAATCCTGCGATGAGCATCGCGCGCGCGTGGACGGTGGGTGGCTTGATGGGGTGGATCGCCGCTGCGAATCTCGCCGCATGTTCGAGCGAGCCACCGGCGGAAGACGCTCCCGCGTCGAAGCGCGACGACGGTGGAGGCAAGCCGGCATCCGACGCAGCCACGGCCGCGCACGACGCGACGCTCAGCCTAGACGCCGACGTTGCGAGCGATGCCGCCGATGCGTCGATCGATCGCGTCGAGAGCTACGATGCTGGGGACGCGGACGTGGAAGACGCGCGCGACGCCGGTGATGCGGGCTCCGTTGCTGACGCCGCCACCAGCGACGCGGCGGACGCCGGTCCCGCGACCCCTGCCGTCGCCGGCTACTCGGTGCTCGGCGAGATCAGTCACCCATTCGCGAAGCCCTACGCGCTCGCCGTCGACTCGACGAATCATCTCTACGTGTCCGAGCAGACCGACGCCCCCGACACGCACACGCTCTATCTGGCGAGCCGGTCCTTCGCTGGCAACATCGCGCCGGGCCACTCTCGCATTCTGAAATTCGACGCCACCGGCGCGTACCTCGGGTGGATCGGCGGCGGCAGCGACAACTCGAAAGGCTTCCACGGCGCCGCGTCGCCGGCGACGGCCGTCTACGGCTACGACCCCGGCGTGTTCAACATGATCCGCGGGATGGCCATCGACGAAGCCGATCATCTTTTCGTACTCGACAACTGGCGCATCCAAGAGTTCGACGCAGCGCACGCCTTCGTGCGCTGGACCGGCTTTCAATGGCCAAGCAGCTACGGGTGGCATGCGAGCGGGCAGCCCGACTCGTACGCTGGTCCAAAGATCGGCGGCTTCACGTGGGGCAGCACGCTCCGCATTCACGGCGGCCGCTTCTGGGTCGGCAATTGGTTCTGGAACTATCCGGGCTTCGTCAACGGCGATTGGAACTGCATCAGCGCGCTCGACGTGACCACGGGCCTCGGCGTTGCTTGGCTTGGCGGCGCGCTCAACACCGCGACCCAGGCCAAGAGCTCCGGCTATATCCCCGTCGGTGCGCCGATGGAGCCTCGGTCCGCCGTCGCCCACAGCTCGACGCCGGGCATCTTCTCCAGCCCGCGTCACTTCGTG from Myxococcales bacterium includes these protein-coding regions:
- a CDS encoding TetR family transcriptional regulator C-terminal domain-containing protein encodes the protein MTSSTKQDLLELGLKLLLKHGYADLGVATLLEQAGVPKGSFYHHFEGKEDFALQAIDLYMEGVHAALDAAFTDDGHTPVEQIRRFFEMVSEGYKGDGYLGCLLGGLGQELSGISPTFREKVEACFNVIARRLEKALTVAKKRGELRDDLSPRALADLLVNCWEGAALRSRLRRSPSPLSQMLDFYFAAVRP
- a CDS encoding group 1 truncated hemoglobin, with the protein product MEVKSLFERLGGSSGIERIVEEVASRHLENPTIGARFRPYLEQPPKLQELKVHLARFLELGAGGPPRYTGRDMKSAHKGMNISPAEYMAALDDIVAALVAVGIDAQTRNDVLAIAWSLKGEIMHG